The following are encoded in a window of Bos indicus isolate NIAB-ARS_2022 breed Sahiwal x Tharparkar chromosome 7, NIAB-ARS_B.indTharparkar_mat_pri_1.0, whole genome shotgun sequence genomic DNA:
- the LOC109560920 gene encoding olfactory receptor 7E24-like: MEPQNLTCVSEFLLLGLSDDPELQLLLFGLFLSMYLVTMLGNLLIILAFISDSHLHTPMYFFLSNLSLTDISISTTTVPKMLVNLQMHSKSITYAGCLAQVSFFSLFACLESLLLTVMAYDRLVAICHPLYYLVIMNPRTCGLLVLASFFTSFLTSQLHYLMMSQLTFCADMEIPHFFCDLSQLLKLACSDTSINNILILFIGTIFGGVPLSGVLYSYYRITSSILRVSSSGGNYKAFSTCGSHLAIVCLFYGTGLGVYLSSAVSSSPRKGAVASVMYAVVTPMLNPIIYSLRNKDIKSALWRITHRIA; the protein is encoded by the coding sequence ATGGAACCACAGAATCTTACATGTGTCTCAGAATTCCTCCTGCTGGGACTCTCAGATGATCCAGAACTTCAGCTCCTCCTCTTTGGACTCTTCCTGTCCATGTACCTGGTGACCATGCTTGggaacctgctcatcatcctggctTTCATCTCTGATTCCCACCTCCACActcccatgtacttctttctctCCAATCTGTCATTGACTGACATCAGTATCAGCACCACCACTGTCCCCAAGATGCTAGTGAACCTCCAGATGCACAGCAAATCCATCACCTATGCAGGATGCCTAGCTCAGGtgtccttcttttctctttttgcatgTTTGGAGAGTCTTCTTCTgacagtgatggcctatgaccggttGGTGGCCATTTGTCACCCCCTATACTATCTGGTCATCATGAACCCCCGCACCTGTGGCTTATTGGTCCTGGCATCATTTTTCACCAGCTTTTTGACCTCCCAACTGCACTACTTGATGATGTCACAGCTTACCTTCTGTGCAGATATGGAAATCCCTCATTTCTTTTGTGACCTTTCTCAACTCCTCAAGCTTGCCTGTTCAGACACCTCCATCAATAACATATTAATCCTTTTTATTGGTACCATTTTTGGTGGAGTTCCACTCTCAGGAGTTCTTTACTCTTATTATCGAATTACTTCCTCCATTCTCAGAGTCTCATCATCAGGTGGGAATTACAAAGCCTTTTCCACATGTGGCTCTCACCTGgcaattgtttgtttgttttatggaaCAGGTCTTGGTGTATACCTCAGCTCAGCTGTTTCATCTTCCCCCAGGAAGGGTGCCGTGGCCTCAGTGATGTACGCTGTGGTCACCCCTATGCTGAACCCCATCATCTACAGTCTAAGGAACAAGGACATCAAGAGTGCCCTGTGGAGGATTACCCATAGGATTGCCTAA